One genomic region from Cellulomonas hominis encodes:
- a CDS encoding ATP-grasp domain-containing protein, which produces MILVLGHGDDPAVRLVVDAALELGVAHVLLDQLAKPLPDVRLGPGAFVEVGGARTPLDDVTGLYARPLSPAAGTDPRDAERGRALVDLVCGWAEGTAARVASRVSAMHSNSSKPYQAQRIAAAGLAVPETLVTDDPAEVRAFVAEHGEVVYKSVSGIRSVVRSLEGPDLRRLDRVRALPTQFQALVPGTDVRVHVVGAETFATEVASDAVDYRYAGREGLDARLTATEVPDDVAARCVALAASLDLPLAGVDLRRTTGGGWVCFEVNPMPGFSYYESHTGQPIARALVRYLAGKAD; this is translated from the coding sequence GTGATCCTCGTCCTCGGCCACGGCGACGACCCGGCGGTGCGCCTCGTGGTCGACGCGGCGCTCGAGCTCGGCGTCGCGCACGTCCTGCTCGACCAGCTCGCGAAGCCGCTGCCCGACGTCCGGCTCGGCCCGGGGGCGTTCGTCGAGGTCGGCGGCGCGCGGACGCCGCTGGACGACGTCACCGGCCTGTACGCCCGTCCGCTGTCGCCCGCCGCCGGCACCGACCCCCGGGACGCCGAGCGGGGGCGGGCGCTGGTCGACCTGGTGTGCGGCTGGGCCGAGGGGACGGCGGCCCGGGTCGCGTCGCGGGTGTCGGCCATGCACTCGAACTCCTCGAAGCCGTACCAGGCGCAGCGGATCGCGGCGGCGGGCCTCGCGGTCCCCGAGACGCTCGTCACCGACGACCCCGCGGAGGTCCGGGCGTTCGTCGCCGAGCACGGGGAGGTCGTCTACAAGTCGGTCTCCGGCATCCGGTCCGTCGTCCGGTCGCTGGAGGGGCCGGACCTGCGCCGGCTCGACCGGGTCCGGGCGCTGCCGACGCAGTTCCAGGCGCTGGTGCCGGGGACGGACGTGCGGGTGCACGTGGTGGGCGCCGAGACCTTCGCCACGGAGGTGGCGAGCGACGCGGTCGACTACCGGTACGCCGGCCGAGAGGGTCTCGACGCCCGCCTCACCGCGACGGAGGTTCCGGACGACGTCGCCGCCCGGTGCGTGGCGCTGGCCGCGTCGCTGGACCTGCCGCTGGCCGGGGTCGACCTCCGCCGCACGACCGGGGGTGGTTGGGTGTGCTTCGAGGTGAACCCGATGCCCGGGTTCAGCTACTACGAGTCGCACACGGGCCAGCCGATCGCTCGGGCCCTGGTGCGGTACCTCGCGGGGAAGGCGGACTGA
- a CDS encoding M6 family metalloprotease domain-containing protein, whose protein sequence is MSSGIRAAWTADQRTQTCAVQASPELLDQWNERLAEVQGGLGDGPHLRLPREPRRLGFNDGVIVPPEEFPVGTPVQLIARAALDRAPLRGRVRVAVVLVDFSDKHMTKSTADLEKLFFSTGVLPHGSVKEYYTEVSNGLITLDGVVVGPYRMPQTLGWYANNGSGIGLNGTAFRSPQLARDAAVSANAAVDFSPYDNDGNGFVDAFIVVHAGPGAEVTGALGDIWSHKSTLSSAYTADSTKIYGYLTIPEDAKIGVSAHELGHLLFGLPDLYDTDYSSEGIGNWCLMAGGTWNGGGEQPAHPSAWCKVNQGWVTTTVVSANGTLTVPQVETGHGVFRLWKDGTSGPEYFLLENRQQTGYDAALPGNGLLLWHIDENQAGNTDENHYKVALLQADGNRDLELDHNRGDAGDPFPGSAGKTSVDGSTTPSTKSYANADTCVALSSVSASGASMTATVRVTCKTVLKDVKDTRKEIKKETAKELRKELKKELSKELRKERAKELVKERAKELKDVKDRYEYLKDVAAERPFERPFERPFERPGLGAPQGPGGGDVEARLAALEEAVYGAAEAEGGAEEAGAEPFIPEDLRPELHGAPGGEPDDAALVERMAAGDATAKREFDTRAQ, encoded by the coding sequence ATGAGCAGTGGAATCCGTGCCGCGTGGACGGCGGACCAGCGCACGCAGACGTGCGCGGTCCAGGCCAGCCCGGAGCTCCTCGACCAGTGGAACGAGCGGCTCGCCGAGGTGCAGGGCGGGCTCGGCGACGGCCCGCACCTGCGGCTGCCGCGCGAGCCGCGCCGCCTGGGGTTCAACGACGGCGTGATCGTGCCGCCGGAGGAGTTCCCGGTGGGCACGCCCGTGCAGCTGATCGCGCGCGCGGCCCTGGACCGGGCGCCGCTGCGCGGCCGGGTCCGCGTGGCCGTCGTGCTCGTGGACTTCTCGGACAAGCACATGACGAAGTCCACCGCGGACCTCGAGAAGCTGTTCTTCTCCACCGGCGTGCTGCCGCACGGCAGCGTCAAGGAGTACTACACCGAGGTCAGCAACGGGCTGATCACGCTGGACGGCGTCGTCGTCGGTCCGTACCGGATGCCGCAGACACTCGGGTGGTACGCGAACAACGGCTCGGGGATCGGGCTCAACGGCACGGCGTTCCGGTCGCCGCAGCTCGCGCGGGACGCGGCGGTCTCCGCGAACGCGGCCGTGGACTTCTCGCCCTACGACAACGACGGCAACGGGTTCGTCGACGCGTTCATCGTGGTGCACGCCGGCCCCGGCGCCGAGGTCACGGGCGCGCTCGGCGACATCTGGTCGCACAAGTCGACCCTGAGCAGCGCGTACACCGCCGACTCGACGAAGATCTACGGCTACCTGACCATCCCGGAGGACGCGAAGATCGGCGTGTCCGCGCACGAGCTCGGGCACCTGCTGTTCGGCCTGCCGGACCTCTACGACACGGACTACTCGTCCGAGGGCATCGGCAACTGGTGCCTGATGGCCGGCGGCACCTGGAACGGCGGCGGCGAGCAGCCCGCGCACCCGAGCGCGTGGTGCAAGGTCAACCAGGGCTGGGTGACGACGACGGTCGTGAGCGCGAACGGGACGCTGACGGTGCCGCAGGTCGAGACCGGGCACGGCGTCTTCCGGCTGTGGAAGGACGGCACGTCCGGGCCGGAGTACTTCCTGCTGGAGAACCGGCAGCAGACCGGGTACGACGCGGCGCTGCCGGGCAACGGCCTGCTGCTCTGGCACATCGACGAGAACCAGGCGGGCAACACCGACGAGAACCACTACAAGGTGGCTCTGCTCCAGGCGGACGGGAACCGCGACCTCGAGCTCGACCACAACCGCGGCGACGCCGGCGACCCGTTCCCGGGGTCGGCCGGGAAGACGTCGGTGGACGGCAGCACGACGCCGAGCACGAAGTCGTACGCGAACGCCGACACCTGCGTCGCGCTGTCCTCGGTCTCGGCGTCCGGCGCGTCGATGACGGCGACGGTCCGCGTCACCTGCAAGACGGTCCTCAAGGACGTGAAGGACACCCGCAAGGAGATCAAGAAGGAGACCGCGAAGGAGCTGCGGAAGGAGCTCAAGAAGGAGCTGAGCAAGGAGCTCCGCAAGGAGCGGGCCAAGGAGCTCGTGAAGGAGCGGGCGAAGGAGCTCAAGGACGTCAAGGACCGGTACGAGTACCTCAAGGACGTCGCGGCGGAGCGCCCGTTCGAGCGCCCGTTCGAGCGGCCCTTCGAGCGGCCCGGTCTCGGCGCCCCGCAGGGCCCGGGCGGCGGCGACGTCGAGGCGCGCCTCGCCGCTCTCGAGGAGGCCGTCTACGGCGCCGCCGAGGCGGAGGGCGGGGCCGAGGAGGCGGGCGCCGAGCCGTTCATCCCGGAGGACCTGCGGCCCGAGCTGCACGGCGCCCCCGGGGGCGAGCCCGACGACGCGGCCCTGGTCGAGCGGATGGCCGCGGGCGACGCGACCGCCAAGCGCGAGTTCGACACCCGGGCGCAGTAG
- a CDS encoding 3-methyladenine DNA glycosylase, which translates to MTATAPEAPEAPAPLGAPAWRARAAAHAERADALTAGHRERRARGERHAVEDFLFEYYPATPAQLRRWHPGAGTALAPGDDGPAPQAAWRWYRTAADGTVALDVPAFLADRGDTVRYVRTLLAATAARPAATGCFGLHEWAMVYRQRAGEHRHALPLRLGEDGTDAVVEGHRIRCTHIDAFRFFTPEAAPRNALQPTRETQVAMEQPGCLHAAMDCYKWALKLGPLVPGDLLLDSFELAREIRYTDMQASPYDVAAYGLEPVAIETPEGKAEYVRRQRGYAARSNDLRRRLLDAVGAPARG; encoded by the coding sequence ATGACCGCGACCGCTCCCGAGGCTCCCGAGGCCCCGGCCCCGCTCGGCGCTCCGGCCTGGCGCGCCCGGGCCGCCGCCCACGCCGAGCGCGCGGACGCCCTCACCGCGGGGCACCGGGAGCGGCGCGCCCGCGGCGAGCGGCACGCGGTCGAGGACTTCCTCTTCGAGTACTACCCGGCCACGCCCGCGCAGCTGCGCCGCTGGCACCCCGGCGCCGGAACGGCCCTCGCGCCCGGCGACGACGGCCCCGCCCCGCAGGCCGCGTGGCGCTGGTACCGCACCGCGGCCGACGGGACGGTCGCGCTCGACGTGCCCGCGTTCCTCGCCGACCGCGGCGACACCGTCCGGTACGTGCGGACCCTCCTGGCCGCGACCGCCGCCCGCCCCGCCGCGACGGGCTGCTTCGGTCTGCACGAGTGGGCGATGGTCTACCGGCAGCGCGCGGGCGAGCACCGGCACGCCCTGCCGCTGCGGCTCGGGGAGGACGGCACCGACGCGGTCGTCGAGGGGCACCGGATCCGGTGCACGCACATCGACGCGTTCCGGTTCTTCACCCCCGAGGCGGCGCCCCGCAACGCGCTGCAGCCGACCCGGGAGACGCAGGTCGCCATGGAGCAGCCGGGCTGCCTGCACGCGGCGATGGACTGCTACAAGTGGGCGCTGAAGCTCGGCCCCCTCGTGCCGGGGGACCTCCTGCTCGACTCCTTCGAGCTCGCCCGGGAGATCCGGTACACGGACATGCAGGCGTCGCCCTACGACGTCGCCGCGTACGGGCTCGAGCCCGTCGCGATCGAGACCCCCGAGGGCAAGGCGGAGTACGTGCGGCGGCAGCGGGGCTACGCCGCGCGCTCGAACGACCTCCGGCGCCGGCTCCTCGACGCGGTCGGCGCGCCGGCGCGGGGCTGA
- a CDS encoding DMT family transporter: MTARTLAVLAAAVLWGTTGTAATFAPDVGPLAIGAAAMGLGGLLQAATAHRLLRDHRAALGRRCGLVLLGAVAVAVYPLAFYSSMHLAGVAVGTVVSLGSAPLAAALVERAVDGRRLSRRWLAAATVGLAGVALLCGAQAAGGAGGTGAGAVGVALGLVAGATYALYSWVAARLMAGGVPSRAAMGAVFGAGGVLLLPVLAATGAPLLASWGNAAVGTYMALVPMFAGYVLFGWGLARVAASTATTLTLLEPAVAAVLAVLVVGERLPAAGWAGAALVVAGLAVLTVPGPGRAAAAGRLRRARNLPWTA, from the coding sequence GTGACGGCGCGGACGCTCGCGGTGCTCGCCGCGGCGGTGCTGTGGGGCACCACCGGCACGGCCGCGACGTTCGCCCCGGACGTCGGGCCGCTCGCGATCGGCGCCGCGGCGATGGGCCTCGGGGGTCTGCTGCAGGCGGCGACGGCGCACCGGCTGCTGCGGGACCACCGCGCGGCGCTCGGCCGGCGGTGCGGGCTCGTGCTGCTGGGGGCGGTCGCGGTCGCGGTCTACCCGCTGGCGTTCTACTCCTCGATGCACCTCGCGGGCGTGGCGGTCGGCACCGTCGTGTCGCTCGGTTCGGCGCCGCTGGCGGCGGCCCTGGTGGAACGCGCGGTGGACGGCCGCCGGCTGTCCCGGCGCTGGCTGGCGGCCGCGACCGTCGGCCTGGCGGGCGTGGCGCTGCTCTGCGGGGCGCAGGCGGCCGGCGGGGCTGGGGGGACGGGCGCCGGTGCGGTGGGCGTGGCGCTCGGCCTCGTCGCCGGCGCGACCTACGCGCTCTACTCCTGGGTCGCCGCGCGGCTCATGGCCGGCGGCGTGCCGTCCCGGGCGGCGATGGGCGCCGTGTTCGGCGCGGGCGGGGTGCTGCTGCTGCCGGTGCTCGCCGCGACCGGCGCGCCGCTGCTCGCGTCGTGGGGGAACGCCGCCGTCGGGACGTACATGGCACTGGTGCCGATGTTCGCCGGGTACGTGCTGTTCGGCTGGGGGCTCGCCCGGGTCGCGGCGAGCACGGCGACCACGCTGACCCTGCTGGAGCCCGCGGTGGCGGCGGTGCTCGCGGTGCTGGTCGTGGGGGAGCGGCTGCCCGCCGCGGGCTGGGCGGGCGCCGCGCTGGTCGTCGCGGGCCTCGCGGTGCTGACCGTGCCGGGGCCGGGCCGCGCCGCGGCCGCGGGACGGCTGCGGCGCGCGCGGAACCTACCCTGGACGGCATGA
- a CDS encoding TetR/AcrR family transcriptional regulator, which yields MADGGARRRPARERLLAVAAERFYADGIAATGIDTLTADAGVAKMSLYNNFASKADLVAAYLAARHAEWLDLYRARLAATGPDADPRDRVLAVFDAYADHARAGYVRGFRGCGLLNAAAELPAGDPGRAVVRAHKEEVEGIVAGHLRDLWPDQPDRVADLARHLAFLLEGSMARAGLEGDDRLLHRARALAAGLLGAA from the coding sequence ATGGCGGACGGCGGAGCGCGCCGGCGACCGGCGCGGGAGCGGCTGCTGGCCGTCGCCGCGGAGCGGTTCTACGCGGACGGCATCGCCGCGACGGGGATCGACACCCTGACCGCGGACGCGGGCGTCGCGAAGATGAGCCTGTACAACAACTTCGCCTCGAAGGCCGACCTGGTCGCCGCCTACCTGGCGGCGCGGCACGCGGAGTGGCTCGACCTCTACCGCGCCCGCCTCGCGGCGACCGGCCCGGACGCCGACCCCCGGGACCGGGTGCTCGCCGTGTTCGACGCCTACGCCGACCACGCGCGCGCCGGCTACGTGCGCGGCTTCCGCGGCTGCGGCCTGCTCAACGCCGCCGCCGAGCTGCCCGCGGGCGACCCGGGGCGTGCGGTCGTGCGGGCGCACAAGGAGGAGGTCGAGGGGATCGTCGCCGGGCACCTGCGCGACCTGTGGCCCGACCAGCCGGACCGCGTCGCGGACCTCGCCCGGCACCTCGCGTTCCTGCTGGAGGGCTCGATGGCCCGCGCCGGGCTCGAGGGCGACGACCGGCTGCTGCACCGGGCGCGCGCCCTCGCCGCCGGGCTGCTGGGCGCCGCGTGA